The DNA region GCAAGAGATGGAACCCGCCagtgctggcggcggcggcggcgggcctcaTCGCGGCTctcttctccttttctctccccTCTGGGCTTTGGCTTGGGTTTTGGTTCCTCTGCTTCTCTCTCTATGCAGAAGCGAGGAGAGGGGAGCGACCGGGCAAGGCAGACCCGCCTTATCCTCTGGGGCTCTGCCTTGCTCCGTTCCTCTAGTAGAGTAGCGGCAGCTGCACAGCAGACTCCAACTGCAGAGAGATAGAGAGGTCTTACGGCTCTAGCACGCCAGAGTGGTCAGTCTTGCGGCTCTATGCTTGGCAGGAAGTCTCCAATGAAACGACCATCATTTCCGTTCAGTAAACGAATATCATCTCAGCAGAATTTCATCAGAACAGACGAGACAAGTAACTCCTCTTGCATCTCAACAAATGGTGCATAGTCGTGCCGCGACTCGACAGGCAGTAGCGCATGAAAGCACGTATGGGGTTCCATTTCTTCAGTTTCAACACCACAAGAGTCAATGTCATCAGTGGTAGTATTTACAACCGCTCCCACACACAATGCATTatagtgatgatgatgatgtacTCTCAAGTCTCAACTGGCAGAAGAGTCGGATAACACCACCCCTACTCTTCTTCGCAAATGCAAATCATCACCACCAACACCACCAAATCGGCGACCGGTGCTACTACAACTCTGCCAACCTAGCGTTGCCACCAGATGCATCACCCAGTCCATACTCCATAGCAGGTATAGCCAACAGCAATTGGGGAAACACGAAAATAAGGAAACAAAGAGTGCAAGCGCATGGCCTGAATCGCGAGATGATCCTTCAATGGGCGTATCACGAGGATCAAATTTCTGTTCGTCCTGTTACATGTAGTTTCaggatgacgatgatgatgttGAGGTTATCCGTCCAGAGGCTCGCATTTCGTCCAGGGTAGTCGCTAGCCAGTCGAGCCCTTCATACAGGCCATCTCCTTTCAGAGCACACGTGCCTTGGATGTGCCAGATGCGGTTCGTCAGGTCGTACAGCCCGAGGCCCTCGCACACCTCCATCGGGGTCATTGCTCCCCTCTGAATTAACAGGCGCATCACCAGAGTGAGCAACAGTTGGGTAAAAACAAAAATACCATTGATACAACAGAGTCAGAATAAATTGAATTGTTGTGAATGCAGGACAAACAAAGGCTAATAATACTACCATAGCATGAAGGATGTATATTCAAGTTAACAATGTGAAACACATCCCACCTGCAAACTTTATGTTTAAAACAAACAAACGACATATTGACATCTTCTGTTCAAAATGATACACAGCTGACTGCAAAAACTACAAATGAAGCAGCTATTTTCAGAACAGACATGGGCATGGCCGCAGACTTTGGCAAGGATGAGAATTTGCAGGTGTATACATATGGATGAACCATATTCATTAACACTACATTCATACAGAAAAGAACCAGGCTcaaacagaaaaaaaaacatgATTCAGGACAGAAATTCAAGGAGTTCAGAAACCATGCACACTTCCAATAGAAAAATATCACAATATAAACAAACGTTTGAGAGAAAACATTGCTGAACGTACCATATCTTGCTTGTTAGCAAACACCAAAAGCACACTGTTAAGCATAAAAGGGTCATTGATTATAGCCTGAAAGAGATAAGATCCCAACTGGTGAGAACAGGCATTACAAAGAATCTCACTGTATAAAGATACCCTGTAGTAAAAGATATAAACCTGAAACTCTGCTCTGGCTCTCCCGATTCTCTCTCTATCCAGTGAATCAACCACGTAAATCTGCAAATTAAGCAAATAATGAGGAAGGTCTTATATTTCAAGAAAGCAGTGTCTACCACAAATCAATGGCAAGTAAATAAACCAAGGTTGAGCTATAGCATAATGCATGAAGATCTTGACAGCTACAAACCATGAGTGTACCTACGGCAATATTATTTTTCTGGTTTCACTAAGTAAGTGTAGACCATCAGGACCAATAAAATATGCCAAAGTAAAATAGGCTCAGAGGGCAAAAAAGGCTCAAGTTAAGAATCCACAACAATGAAGTCAGTTGACATATTCTTGCGAGTGATACTGTACTTGAACTCTGAACTACAAATACTAAATCAGAAGGTGGAGAACTAAGTGGAACAAACAATATGGAGCAAGCAGCTCCATGTTAAATTGTTACTGCAAATAGATTTTAATTTTATGCTGCTAGAAAAACAGAAATGAGAATAAATGACCAGAGCATCGGTATTGGTGAAGTAGTGCCTCCACAAGGGCCTCAGTTTCTCCTGGCCGCCAACATCCCACACAGTGAACACTACATTCTTGTACTGAACCTTCT from Panicum hallii strain FIL2 chromosome 9, PHallii_v3.1, whole genome shotgun sequence includes:
- the LOC112874005 gene encoding ADP-ribosylation factor-like isoform X1; its protein translation is MGQAFRKLFDAFFGNKEMRVVMLGLDAAGKTTILYKLHIGEVLSTVPTIGFNVEKVQYKNVVFTVWDVGGQEKLRPLWRHYFTNTDALIYVVDSLDRERIGRARAEFQAIINDPFMLNSVLLVFANKQDMRGAMTPMEVCEGLGLYDLTNRIWHIQGTCALKGDGLYEGLDWLATTLDEMRASGRITSTSSSSS
- the LOC112874005 gene encoding ADP-ribosylation factor-like isoform X2, with protein sequence MLGLDAAGKTTILYKLHIGEVLSTVPTIGFNVEKVQYKNVVFTVWDVGGQEKLRPLWRHYFTNTDALIYVVDSLDRERIGRARAEFQAIINDPFMLNSVLLVFANKQDMRGAMTPMEVCEGLGLYDLTNRIWHIQGTCALKGDGLYEGLDWLATTLDEMRASGRITSTSSSSS